One Monomorium pharaonis isolate MP-MQ-018 chromosome 4, ASM1337386v2, whole genome shotgun sequence DNA segment encodes these proteins:
- the LOC118645331 gene encoding protein PXR1-like, producing MPKGKEIRERFRSLEARLERWQTGEEDLDPDEEEKRGRKRSMNVWINGLLVKEKNGQADERGAEEIRERERETRRGVYEEQESEKSREERGEAGKKERRRESMRGKRRRGGESRGRQEKEERRRGPLMKNGKRKSRRSRRRRAEMKGDEWKKDNEEGAKERREWD from the exons ATGCCAAAAGGGAAAGAGATTAGGGAAAGATTTAGAAGTTTGGAGGCGAGACTGGAGAGGTGGCAGACGGGAGAAGAGGACTTGGATCCAGACGAGGAAGAAAAAAGGGGAAGAAAG AGGAGTATGAATGTATGGATAAACGGCTTGCTAGTGAAAGAAAAGAACGGTCAAGCAGATGAGAGAGGAGCCGAGGAGatcagagaaagagaaagagagacaaggAGGGGAGTTTACGAGGAGCAGGAGAGTGAAAAGAGCAGAGAAGAGC GAGGAGAAGcaggaaagaaggagagacgGCGAGAAAGCATGAGGGGAAAGAGACGAAGAGGCGGAGAGAGCAGAGGAAGAcaggagaaagaagagaggaggagaggccCCTTGATGAAAAACGGAAAGAGGAAATCAAGGAGAAGTAGAAGGAGGAGAGCAGAGATGAAGGGAGATGAATGGAAGAAGGACAATGAAGAAGGGgcaaaagagaggagagagtgGGATTAG